The following coding sequences lie in one Apium graveolens cultivar Ventura chromosome 1, ASM990537v1, whole genome shotgun sequence genomic window:
- the LOC141697398 gene encoding uncharacterized protein LOC141697398 has translation MDSVTTSVNSASAQLSMIPMLNGTNYVRWKENVEIVLGCMDLDLALSFRGSIVESTSAKKFLYEIEQYFAKNEKAETSNLLSKLMTMKYKGKGNIREYIIGMSNLAGKLKELKLELSDELLVHLVLISLPPQFRHFLVIYNTQKEKWTLNELISHCVQEEERVLREKTESAHLASSSHDKKRKRGKDIASGKPKHQLQEK, from the exons ATGGATTCAG TTACTACTAGTGTTAATTCTGCTTCCGCTCAGTTAAGCATGATTCCAATGTTGAATGGGACAAACTATGTCAGGTGGAAAGAGAATGTTGAGATCGTTCTTGGGTGTATGGATCTCGACCTTGCGCTAAG CTTTCGGGGCTCTATTGTTGAAAGCACAAGTGCCAAGAAGTTCCTGTACGAGATTGAGCAATATTTTGCTAAGAATGAGAAAGCAGAAACGAGTAATcttctgtcaaaactcatgaCCATGAAGTATAAAGGAAAGGGGAACATAAGGGAGTACATCATTGGGATGTCTAATCTTGCTGGCAAACTCAAAGAACTCAAGTTAGAACTTTCGGATGAGTTACTTGTTCACTTGGTTCTTATTTCTCTGCCTCCTCAGTTCAGACACTTTTTGGTGATTTATAATACTCAAAAGGAAAAATGGACTCTTAATGAGCTCATTTcacactgtgtgcaagaagaagAGAGGGTTTTGCGAGAGAAGACTGAGAGTGCTCACTTGGCATCAAGCTCTCATgataagaaaagaaagagagGTAAGGATATTGCAAGTGGAAAACCCAAGCATCAGTTGCAAGAGAAGTAG